The following proteins are co-located in the Cupriavidus pauculus genome:
- a CDS encoding diguanylate cyclase, which yields MTAPARPRPRPPLRPTLYSALRRIHLGVALIAVLTAGISLTFLGLTALRAYADHNLKLVARSIAYTVEAPVVFRDDAATADTLAAIAGAEDVAAVTVFDRDHQPLAAWRRPEQDHLPALRALAGELLTSGPVELPVIHESQQVGSVRVAGDPIALLHFLLQGALGLVACLLLTAIGAHYMSRRMLAHIVDPLRSLMRVAHAVRSERAFGQRMPPARIAELNALSEDFNVLLDELEAWQKQLQHENRSLAHRATHDSLTGLLNRAAFTEALDVAVRAAAATHCHAAVLYLDSDDFKGINDRHGHAAGDAVLVGIGQRIRARLRESDSVARLGGDEFAVLIGALRHPEDAVHIAEDILDAMAAPLLLPDGTAITAPLSIGLAIYPIHARNASALLRAADAAMYGAKRQSGATWRSAEAAAPPSHA from the coding sequence ATGACCGCGCCCGCCCGGCCCCGCCCGCGCCCCCCGCTGCGGCCCACGCTCTACAGCGCGCTGCGCCGCATCCACCTGGGCGTGGCGCTGATCGCCGTGCTCACGGCCGGCATCTCGCTGACGTTCCTGGGCCTGACCGCGCTGCGCGCCTATGCCGACCACAACCTGAAGCTCGTGGCGCGGTCCATCGCCTACACGGTGGAGGCGCCGGTCGTGTTCCGCGACGATGCCGCCACCGCCGACACGCTGGCCGCCATCGCCGGCGCCGAGGATGTGGCCGCCGTCACCGTGTTCGACCGCGACCACCAGCCGCTGGCGGCGTGGCGGCGGCCGGAGCAGGACCACCTGCCGGCGCTGCGCGCGCTGGCCGGCGAGTTGCTGACGTCCGGCCCGGTCGAGCTGCCGGTCATCCACGAATCCCAGCAGGTGGGCAGCGTGCGCGTGGCCGGCGACCCCATCGCGCTGCTCCATTTCCTGCTCCAGGGCGCGCTGGGGCTGGTGGCGTGCCTGCTGCTGACGGCCATCGGCGCGCACTACATGTCGCGCCGGATGCTGGCGCATATCGTCGATCCGCTGCGCAGCCTGATGCGGGTGGCCCACGCGGTGCGGTCCGAACGGGCGTTCGGCCAGCGCATGCCGCCGGCCAGGATCGCGGAACTGAACGCGCTGTCCGAGGACTTCAACGTGCTGCTGGACGAGCTGGAAGCGTGGCAGAAGCAGTTGCAGCACGAAAACCGCTCGCTGGCCCACCGCGCCACGCACGACAGCCTGACCGGCCTGCTGAACCGCGCCGCCTTCACCGAGGCGCTGGATGTGGCCGTGCGCGCGGCGGCGGCCACCCACTGCCACGCGGCCGTGCTCTACCTGGACAGCGACGACTTCAAGGGCATCAACGACCGCCACGGCCACGCGGCCGGCGACGCGGTGCTGGTCGGCATCGGCCAGCGCATCCGTGCGCGGCTGCGCGAGTCCGACAGCGTGGCGCGGCTGGGCGGCGACGAGTTCGCGGTGCTGATCGGCGCGCTGCGCCATCCCGAGGACGCCGTGCACATCGCCGAGGACATCCTCGACGCCATGGCCGCCCCGCTGCTGCTGCCCGACGGCACCGCCATCACGGCGCCGCTCAGCATCGGGCTGGCCATCTACCCGATCCACGCGCGCAACGCCAGCGCGCTGCTGCGCGCGGCCGACGCCGCGATGTACGGCGCCAAGCGCCAGTCCGGCGCCACGTGGCGCAGTGCCGAGGCGGCCGCGCCGCCGTCACACGCCTAG
- a CDS encoding YfiR family protein, with protein MAAHLPRPASRPGPQRRPLRLALAAWLLLAGLAGATAPPATPLPASGASAPPSRPEAVARVVLSLLSYARWPTERETLRLCVDGGARYAGKLMEGGTLSTGRLVDARRVDTVSDALVPQCDALYLGAVTEARRRPLAAAFVGKPVLVVAEEDFECEGSSMFCLNIRDQQVSFRIHLEAIARSGIHVHPGVLQLGRRKAPAP; from the coding sequence ATCGCCGCACACCTGCCCCGCCCCGCCTCCCGCCCTGGCCCCCAGCGCCGCCCGCTCCGGCTGGCGCTGGCGGCGTGGCTGCTGCTGGCCGGGCTGGCCGGGGCCACGGCACCGCCCGCCACGCCGCTGCCGGCTTCCGGCGCGTCGGCCCCGCCATCGCGCCCCGAAGCCGTGGCCCGCGTGGTGCTGAGCCTGCTCAGCTACGCCCGGTGGCCCACCGAGCGCGAGACGCTGCGGCTGTGCGTCGATGGCGGCGCCCGCTACGCCGGCAAGCTGATGGAAGGCGGCACGCTGTCCACGGGCCGGCTGGTCGACGCGCGCCGGGTGGACACCGTGTCCGACGCGCTCGTGCCGCAGTGCGACGCGCTGTACCTGGGCGCCGTCACCGAGGCGCGCCGCCGCCCGCTGGCCGCCGCGTTCGTCGGCAAGCCGGTGCTGGTGGTGGCCGAGGAAGATTTCGAGTGCGAAGGCAGCAGCATGTTCTGCCTGAACATCCGCGACCAGCAGGTGTCGTTCCGCATCCACCTGGAAGCCATCGCACGGAGCGGCATCCACGTGCATCCGGGCGTGCTGCAACTGGGACGCCGCAAGGCGCCCGCGCCATGA
- a CDS encoding YXWGXW repeat-containing protein yields MQRQTLLRAAAGAALIWSAAVFAPTAMAQVNINIGIGTPPPAPIYEVVPAPRAGYVWAPGYWSWDDHYRKHAWKKGHWVAERPGYVYEAPRWVQASNGWVMQPERWNRGPDYDRYHGPRHDDHRGGPGPKGYHCPPGHAKKGEC; encoded by the coding sequence ATGCAACGCCAAACCTTGCTGCGTGCCGCCGCCGGCGCCGCGCTGATCTGGTCCGCCGCCGTCTTCGCACCCACCGCGATGGCGCAGGTCAATATCAACATCGGCATCGGCACCCCGCCGCCGGCCCCGATCTACGAAGTCGTTCCCGCGCCGCGCGCCGGCTACGTCTGGGCGCCCGGCTACTGGTCCTGGGACGACCACTACCGCAAGCATGCGTGGAAGAAGGGCCACTGGGTGGCCGAGCGCCCCGGCTACGTCTACGAGGCGCCGCGCTGGGTGCAGGCCAGCAACGGCTGGGTGATGCAGCCCGAACGCTGGAACCGCGGTCCGGACTACGACCGCTACCACGGCCCGCGCCATGACGACCATCGCGGCGGGCCCGGCCCCAAGGGCTACCACTGCCCGCCGGGCCACGCCAAGAAGGGCGAGTGCTGA
- a CDS encoding glycerol-3-phosphate dehydrogenase/oxidase, which translates to MSTYVPPVQPPSRAQLLDTLARTPRWDVIVIGGGATGLGTALDAAARGYRTLLLEAADFAKGTSSKATKLVHGGVRYLAQGNISLVREALHERGLLARNAPHVVWPLGFVVPAYQMFDQPFYGIGLKVYDMLAGGQNLSGSRWLNHRETLEAVPTLAEHVGGRPLRGGNLYFDGQFDDARLAMALMRTLFDVGGTAVNYLRVTGLAQRNGVVTGVTAQDALGDATFELRADCVINATGVWVDAVRQMEDGQARTMVAPSQGVHLTIPRSFLPGDRAILIPKTDDGRVLFLVPWNGHVIVGTTDTPRKDLPLEPRATGDDIDFILETAARYLARDPSRADVTSVWAGLRPLVKATGESSTASLSREHTILVSRAGLITVTGGKWTTYRKMAEDVIETAIQRQMLPAAPCRTASLPLHGATGMPDDLPPANSGSPDRYYGADLPLVRALPGTDATIVPASGLTEAHVRFAARHELARRVEDVLGRRNRALFLDARAALAGAPRVAEILAEELGHDAAWQARELEDFGALARGYLLE; encoded by the coding sequence ATGTCTACCTACGTACCTCCGGTCCAGCCTCCCTCGCGGGCCCAGTTGCTCGATACGCTGGCGCGCACGCCGCGCTGGGACGTGATCGTCATCGGCGGCGGCGCCACCGGCCTGGGCACGGCGCTCGACGCCGCGGCGCGCGGCTATCGCACCCTGCTGCTCGAAGCGGCCGACTTTGCCAAGGGCACGTCCAGCAAGGCCACCAAGCTCGTGCACGGCGGCGTGCGCTACCTGGCCCAGGGCAACATCAGCCTCGTGCGCGAGGCGCTGCACGAACGCGGCCTGCTGGCCCGCAACGCGCCGCACGTGGTGTGGCCGCTGGGCTTCGTGGTGCCGGCCTACCAGATGTTCGACCAGCCGTTCTACGGCATCGGGCTCAAGGTCTACGACATGCTGGCCGGCGGGCAGAACCTGTCCGGCAGCCGCTGGCTCAACCACCGCGAGACGCTGGAAGCGGTGCCCACGCTGGCCGAGCACGTCGGCGGCCGGCCGCTGCGCGGCGGCAACCTCTATTTCGACGGCCAGTTCGACGACGCGCGGCTGGCCATGGCGCTGATGCGCACGCTGTTCGACGTGGGCGGCACGGCCGTCAACTACCTGCGCGTGACCGGCCTGGCCCAGCGCAACGGCGTGGTCACCGGCGTCACGGCCCAGGACGCGCTGGGCGATGCCACGTTCGAACTGCGCGCCGACTGCGTGATCAACGCCACCGGCGTGTGGGTCGACGCGGTGCGGCAGATGGAGGACGGCCAGGCGCGCACGATGGTGGCGCCCAGCCAGGGCGTGCACCTGACCATCCCGCGCAGCTTCCTGCCCGGCGACCGCGCGATCCTGATCCCGAAGACCGACGACGGCCGCGTGCTGTTCCTGGTGCCCTGGAACGGCCACGTCATCGTCGGCACCACCGATACGCCGCGCAAGGACCTGCCGCTGGAGCCGCGCGCCACGGGCGACGACATCGACTTCATCCTGGAAACGGCCGCGCGGTACCTGGCGCGCGACCCGTCCCGCGCCGACGTGACCAGTGTCTGGGCCGGGCTGCGGCCGCTGGTCAAGGCCACGGGCGAGTCGTCCACCGCGTCGCTGTCGCGCGAGCACACGATCCTCGTGTCGCGCGCGGGCCTGATCACCGTCACCGGCGGCAAGTGGACCACCTATCGCAAGATGGCCGAGGACGTGATCGAGACCGCGATCCAGCGCCAGATGCTGCCCGCCGCGCCGTGCCGCACGGCCAGCCTGCCGCTGCACGGCGCCACCGGCATGCCCGACGACCTGCCGCCGGCCAACTCGGGCTCGCCCGACCGCTACTACGGCGCCGACCTGCCGCTGGTGCGCGCGCTGCCCGGCACCGACGCGACGATCGTGCCGGCCTCCGGCCTGACCGAGGCCCACGTCCGCTTTGCGGCCCGCCACGAACTGGCGCGCCGGGTGGAGGACGTGCTCGGCCGGCGCAACCGCGCGCTGTTTTTGGACGCCCGGGCCGCGCTGGCCGGCGCGCCGCGCGTGGCGGAGATCCTGGCCGAGGAACTGGGCCACGACGCCGCCTGGCAGGCGCGCGAGCTGGAGGACTTTGGCGCGCTGGCGCGCGGCTACCTGCTGGAATGA
- the glpK gene encoding glycerol kinase GlpK, whose product MTSTPSTQSPQYVLALDQGTSSSRAILFDHAGNVVRIAQREFRQYYPHPGHVEHDPYEIWQSQLAVAHEVLGDANVSGSQLRAIGITNQRETTVLWDRKTGEPVGRALVWQDRRTAPMCEDLQAAGHGDTFQRKTGLIIDAYFSGTKLRWMLDHYDGARARAERGELAFGTVDSWLIWQLTDGARHVTDVSNASRTLLFNIHDFRWDDELLGILDIPRSLLPEVVPSSGHVARTSARLFGVEVPIAGIAGDQQAATFGQACLKPGMAKNTYGTGCFILMNTGNQPVTSRNRLITTIGWQIGQDTQYCLEGGVFMGGATIQWLRDGLKLIHSAPEVDPLARQCDDTGGVVLVPAFAGLGAPHWDPFARGTLVGITRGTGGPHIARAALESIALQSVDVLDAMQKDAGISLAELRVDGGASRSDLLMQMQADLLGTPVVRPRVTETTALGAAYLAGLATGYWTDPGEIARQWQVEQRFEPKLSADARAHRIARWHRAVDRARDWARDGNDSAT is encoded by the coding sequence ATGACATCCACGCCTTCCACGCAATCGCCGCAGTACGTGCTGGCCCTGGACCAGGGCACCAGCAGCTCGCGCGCCATCCTGTTCGACCACGCCGGCAATGTGGTACGGATCGCCCAGCGCGAATTCCGGCAATATTATCCGCACCCCGGCCACGTCGAGCACGACCCGTACGAAATCTGGCAGTCGCAGCTTGCCGTGGCCCACGAGGTGCTGGGCGACGCCAACGTCAGCGGCTCGCAGCTTCGCGCCATCGGCATCACCAACCAGCGCGAGACCACGGTGCTGTGGGACCGCAAGACCGGCGAGCCGGTGGGCCGCGCGCTGGTCTGGCAGGACCGCCGCACCGCGCCGATGTGCGAGGACCTGCAGGCCGCCGGCCACGGCGACACGTTCCAGCGCAAGACCGGGCTGATCATCGACGCCTACTTCTCGGGCACCAAGCTGCGCTGGATGCTGGACCACTACGACGGCGCCCGGGCGCGGGCCGAGCGCGGCGAGCTGGCCTTCGGCACCGTCGACAGCTGGCTGATCTGGCAGCTCACCGACGGCGCGCGCCACGTGACCGACGTCTCCAACGCCTCGCGCACGCTGCTGTTCAACATCCACGACTTCCGCTGGGACGACGAGCTGCTTGGCATCCTGGACATCCCGCGCAGCCTGCTGCCCGAGGTGGTGCCGTCCAGCGGCCACGTGGCGCGCACGTCGGCGCGGCTGTTCGGCGTGGAGGTGCCCATCGCCGGCATCGCCGGAGACCAGCAGGCCGCCACGTTCGGCCAGGCGTGCCTGAAGCCGGGCATGGCCAAGAACACCTACGGCACCGGCTGCTTCATCCTGATGAACACGGGCAACCAGCCGGTGACATCGCGCAACCGGCTGATCACGACGATTGGCTGGCAGATCGGCCAGGACACCCAGTACTGCCTGGAAGGCGGCGTGTTCATGGGCGGCGCCACGATCCAGTGGCTGCGCGACGGCCTGAAGCTGATCCACAGCGCGCCCGAGGTAGACCCGCTGGCGCGCCAGTGCGACGACACCGGCGGCGTGGTGCTGGTACCCGCCTTTGCCGGGCTGGGCGCGCCGCACTGGGACCCGTTCGCGCGCGGCACGCTGGTCGGCATCACGCGCGGCACCGGCGGGCCCCATATCGCCCGGGCCGCGCTGGAATCGATCGCGCTGCAGAGCGTGGACGTGCTGGACGCGATGCAGAAGGACGCCGGCATCTCGCTGGCCGAGCTGCGCGTGGACGGCGGCGCGTCGCGCAGCGACCTGCTGATGCAGATGCAGGCCGACCTGCTGGGCACGCCCGTGGTGCGGCCGCGCGTGACCGAGACCACGGCGCTGGGCGCGGCCTACCTGGCCGGCCTGGCCACCGGCTACTGGACCGACCCCGGCGAGATCGCGCGCCAGTGGCAGGTGGAGCAGCGGTTCGAGCCGAAGCTGTCGGCCGACGCCCGCGCGCACCGCATCGCCCGCTGGCACCGCGCCGTCGACCGCGCCCGCGACTGGGCCCGGGACGGCAACGACAGCGCAACCTGA
- a CDS encoding NUDIX hydrolase, translated as MSDIVSVVAAGVAARSPFDPSAHLRLLADGRHVGWLPRTHADVLRAWSGTLGPEQGGAVALLPGRDDRAGRDTALAALARDLADAGHVRGWRNELFAVTPAPDAVPFAVIERAAARFLGLLTFASHMNGIVAGQRAFWISRRSPSKAVDPGMWDNLVAGGVPAGSDPLETLVRECDEESGIPPALAGQAQAHGALDVLREIPEGVQWERVYIYDLLLPPDFVPHNRDGEVAEHRHIDPEALLAIMAGRAMTVDATLVTLDALRRRGWASVQP; from the coding sequence ATGTCCGATATTGTCAGCGTGGTGGCTGCCGGCGTGGCCGCGCGCAGCCCCTTTGATCCGTCCGCCCACCTGCGGCTGCTGGCCGACGGCCGGCACGTGGGCTGGCTGCCGCGCACCCATGCCGACGTGCTGCGCGCCTGGTCCGGCACGCTGGGGCCGGAGCAGGGCGGGGCGGTGGCGCTGCTGCCCGGCCGCGATGACCGGGCCGGGCGCGACACGGCGCTGGCCGCGCTGGCGCGTGACCTGGCCGACGCGGGCCACGTGCGCGGCTGGCGCAACGAACTGTTCGCGGTGACGCCGGCGCCGGACGCGGTGCCGTTCGCGGTCATCGAGCGGGCGGCGGCGCGGTTCCTGGGGCTGCTGACGTTTGCGTCCCACATGAACGGCATCGTGGCCGGCCAGCGGGCGTTCTGGATCTCGCGGCGCAGCCCGTCCAAGGCGGTGGACCCGGGCATGTGGGACAACCTCGTGGCCGGCGGCGTGCCGGCCGGCAGCGATCCGCTGGAGACGCTGGTGCGCGAATGCGACGAGGAATCGGGCATCCCGCCGGCGCTGGCCGGGCAGGCCCAGGCCCACGGCGCGCTGGACGTGCTGCGCGAAATCCCCGAAGGCGTGCAGTGGGAGCGCGTGTATATATATGACCTGCTGCTGCCGCCGGACTTCGTGCCGCACAACCGCGACGGCGAGGTGGCCGAGCATCGGCATATCGACCCGGAGGCATTGCTTGCTATCATGGCGGGCCGCGCCATGACCGTCGATGCCACGCTGGTGACGCTGGATGCCCTCCGCAGGCGCGGCTGGGCGTCCGTCCAGCCCTGA